Proteins from a genomic interval of Zingiber officinale cultivar Zhangliang chromosome 2A, Zo_v1.1, whole genome shotgun sequence:
- the LOC122043800 gene encoding nuclear transcription factor Y subunit B-10-like: MEPTYVMGGGGQPYPPPASQTPAVREQDRFMPIANVIRIMRRVLPAHAKIADDAKEMIQECVSEYISFITSEANERCQREQRKTVTADDVLWAMRKLGFDDYLEPLSLFLHRYRELEAGGAASDSSSAGHRALPGLHLPKHHRSAAAPVPDMSAPVSQFFAAPPSQGFLMPTAPPPAQPINLMSDSMVGYFLNMYGTGGGGEAGPSGASTGSGGYNLPNFEHPFPHK, translated from the coding sequence ATGGAGCCCACCTATGTCATGGGCGGCGGTGGCCAACCGTACCCGCCGCCAGCATCCCAGACTCCAGCCGTGCGGGAGCAGGACCGCTTCATGCCTATCGCAAACGTGATCCGCATCATGCGTCGCGTGCTGCCGGCGCACGCCAAGATCGCCGACGACGCGAAGGAGATGATCCAAGAGTGCGTGTCGGAGTACATCAGCTTCATCACCAGCGAGGCCAACGAGCGGTGCCAGCGCGAGCAGCGCAAGACCGTCACCGCCGACGACGTCCTCTGGGCCATGCGCAAGCTCGGCTTCGACGACTACCTCGAGCCCCTATCCCTCTTCCTCCACCGTTACCGCGAGCTTGAGGCTGGAGGCGCCGCCTCCGACTCCTCCTCCGCCGGCCACCGCGCTCTTCCCGGCCTCCACCTCCCCAAGCACCACCGAAGCGCCGCGGCCCCTGTTCCCGACATGTCTGCCCCCGTTTCTCAGTTCTTCGCCGCTCCTCCTTCTCAGGGATTCCTCATGCCGACGGCGCCACCGCCGGCGCAACCGATCAATCTCATGAGCGACAGCATGGTGGGGTACTTCCTGAACATGTACGGCACCGGCGGCGGAGGAGAAGCAGGGCCCAGCGGCGCCAGCACCGGCAGCGGAGGATACAATTTGCCCAATTTTGAGCACCCGTTTCCACACAAGTAG
- the LOC122039789 gene encoding trans-resveratrol di-O-methyltransferase-like: MESMNKSGIHGDQEVTMAELVRDHGHLWNITFSYVNSMALRCAVELGIADVIHRHGQPLPLSVLLTKLSILPSRTDSFRRLMRLLVHSGLFASSTAGDEEEEAYALTPISASFLVTSKADNMSPFVLTILDPVVVNPWHCLSRWFTSAAEPPTVFDLFYGKSVFELTGNNPEFNVTFNLGMAADASFMAKLILKQYGDDIFRGLRSLVDVGGGIGVMATAIAEAFPQIKCAVFDLPHVVSSLQGNPTVAAISGNMFEFVPPADAVILKSILHDWNHEDCVRILRNCKKAIPPKEEGGKVIIIEMVMKLENEEDGSIHDETTETQLLLDVHMMVPAPGKERSEAEWKSIFVAAGFSDYTISPISALRSLIQLFY, translated from the exons ATGGAATCCATGAATAAAAGTGGAATTCATGGCGATCAAGAAGTGACCATGGCTGAGCTAGTGCGAGACCACGGCCATCTTTGGAACATCACCTTCAGCTACGTCAACTCCATGGCCCTCAGGTGTGCCGTCGAGCTCGGCATCGCCGACGTAATCCATCGACATGGCCAGCCTCTTCCTCTCTCCGTTCTGCTTACCAAGCTCTCCATTCTCCCTTCAAGAACCGACTCATTCCGCCGCCTCATGCGCTTGCTCGTCCACTCCGGGCTCTTCGCCAGCTCCACTGCCGGCGATGAGGAAGAAGAGGCCTACGCCCTCACCCCCATCTCTGCCTCCTTTCTCGTGACCAGCAAAGCAGACAACATGTCCCCGTTCGTGCTCACCATTCTCGACCCGGTAGTTGTCAACCCCTGGCACTGCTTGAGCAGGTGGTTCACCTCCGCCGCCGAACCACCCACCGTCTTCGACCTCTTCTACGGGAAGTCAGTGTTCGAGTTGACCGGAAACAACCCCGAGTTCAACGTTACTTTCAACCTGGGCATGGCCGCCGATGCCAGCTTCATGGCGAAATTGATCCTCAAACAGTACGGCGACGACATCTTCCGGGGCCTGCGATCGCTGGTGGACGTTGGAGGAGGGATCGGCGTGATGGCCACCGCCATCGCCGAAGCCTTCCCGCAGATCAAGTGCGCCGTGTTCGATCTCCCGCACGTTGTGAGTTCGCTGCAGGGAAACCCAACGGTGGCAGCCATCTCTGGCAACATGTTCGAGTTTGTCCCCCCTGCAGACGCAGTGATTCTCAAG TCGATATTGCATGACTGGAACCACGAAGACTGCGTGAGGATACTGCGAAATTGCAAGAAGGCGATTCCTCCAAAGGAGGAAGGAGGGAAGGTGATAATTATTGAAATGGTGATGAAATTGGAAAATGAGGAGGATGGAAGTATTCATGATGAAACGACAGAGACGCAGCTTCTGTTGGATGTGCACATGATGGTGCCTGCGCCAGGGAAGGAGAGGAGCGAAGCAGAATGGAAAAGTATCTTTGTAGCTGCTGGTTTCTCAGACTACACCATCTCACCAATCTCGGCATTGCGTTCTCTCATCCAGCTCTTCTATTGA